From one Asterias amurensis chromosome 10, ASM3211899v1 genomic stretch:
- the LOC139943472 gene encoding low affinity immunoglobulin epsilon Fc receptor-like → MLSCVFLILATALLDSCFFKVVASQETQCYTFISHHSSCPESWHHWGDSCYRITESNVPWFKARDECGKLDGVLAAPSSSQENNVILDLIENNEEVWIDCNDLEVEGTWECREGNVEVSYRNWGEGEPNNYLEKEHCALISKMYGNRRQWLDGTCNVKYSAVCKLPRKPILHV, encoded by the coding sequence ATGCTGAGTTGTGTATTCTTGATATTAGCCACTGCATTGTTGGATAGCTGTTTTTTCAAAGTGGTTGCATCTCAAGAAACGCAGTGCTATACATTTATAAGTCACCACTCCTCCTGTCCGGAGTCTTGGCATCACTGGGGAGACTCTTGCTACAGGATCACCGAGTCCAACGTTCCCTGGTTCAAGGCTAGAGACGAGTGTGGTAAGCTGGATGGTGTTCTGGCCGCACCCAGCTCAAGTCAAGAAAACAATGTAATATTGGACTTGATTGAAAATAATGAAGAAGTATGGATCGACTGTAATGATCTAGAGGTGGAGGGAACATGGGAATGCAGAGAGGGTAACGTGGAAGTCTCCTACAGAAATTGGGGTGAAGGTGAACCCAATAATTACCTAGAGAAGGAACACTGTGCCCTTATTTCTAAGATGTATGGAAATAGGCGCCAGTGGCTGGATGGGACATGCAATGTAAAGTATTCAGCTGTTTGCAAACTGCCACGCAAACCGATCCTTCACGTGTGA
- the LOC139943473 gene encoding perlucin-like, which produces MALLESYCFKVVASQYQQCSTFMSDDPSCPESWHQWGNSCYRVIESRVSLSEARDRCRQLGGVLPVPSSSQEDAFIYTLIPKGELVWLDCNDLELEGRWKCKEGNVEVSYRNWDTGEPNRHNEHCAVYSGKASHNGWHDVECNRQEMVICKMAFRPVLHV; this is translated from the coding sequence ATGGCTTTGCTAGAAAGCTACTGTTTCAAAGTGGTTGCATCTCAATACCAGCAATGTTCTACTTTTATGAGTGACGACCCATCCTGTCCGGAGTCTTGGCATCAATGGGGAAACTCATGCTACAGGGTCATTGAGTCCAGAGTAAGCTTGTCGGAAGCTAGAGACAGGTGTAGACAATTGGGTGGTGTTCTGCCTGTaccaagctcaagtcaagaagATGCGTTTATCTATACTTTGATTCCCAAGGGAGAACTAGTATGGCTGGACTGTAATGATCTTGAGTTAGAGGGGAGATGGAAGTGCAAAGAGGGCAACGTGGAGGTCTCTTACAGAAACTGGGATACAGGGGAACCAAACAGGCATAACGAGCACTGTGCGGTTTATTCTGGAAAGGCAAGTCATAATGGATGGCATGATGTTGAATGCAACCGTCAAGAGATGGTGATCTGCAAAATGGCATTCAGACCTGTTCTTCACGTGTAA